The following coding sequences lie in one Mycobacterium gordonae genomic window:
- a CDS encoding type II toxin-antitoxin system Rv0910 family toxin, whose protein sequence is MASVELTSNVPMAPQDMWERVSDLSELGEWLVMHEGWRSDVPDEITVGTEIIGVARSKGLRNRVTWTVTKWDPPHEVAMSGSGKGGAKYGVTVTVTPHEDGSTMGLRLELGGRALFGPVGSAAARAVKGDVEKSLQLFVERYA, encoded by the coding sequence ATGGCTTCCGTTGAGTTGACCTCCAATGTCCCGATGGCCCCCCAGGACATGTGGGAGCGCGTATCGGACCTTTCCGAGTTGGGCGAATGGCTCGTCATGCACGAGGGGTGGCGCAGCGACGTCCCCGATGAGATCACCGTCGGCACCGAGATCATCGGAGTAGCCCGCTCGAAGGGCCTGCGCAACCGGGTGACATGGACGGTGACCAAGTGGGATCCGCCCCACGAGGTGGCTATGTCAGGCTCGGGCAAAGGCGGAGCAAAGTACGGCGTGACCGTTACTGTGACGCCGCACGAAGACGGATCGACGATGGGTCTGCGCCTTGAGCTGGGCGGGCGCGCTTTGTTCGGGCCGGTCGGCTCCGCCGCCGCGCGTGCCGTCAAGGGGGACGTAGAAAAGTCGCTGCAATTGTTCGTCGAACGGTACGCCTGA
- the dnaE gene encoding DNA polymerase III subunit alpha, translated as MSESSFVHLHNHTEYSMLDGAAKISPMLAEAQRLDMPAIGMTDHGNMFGASEFYNSATKVGIKPIIGVEAYIAPASRFDTRRITWGDPSQKSDDVSGSGSYTHMTMMAENATGLRNLFKLSSLASFEGQLGKWSRMDAELIAEHAEGIIATTGCPSGEVQTRLRLGHDREALEAAAKWREIFGAGNFFLELMDHGISIEHRVREGLLEIGRKLGIPPLATNDCHYVTRDASHNHEALLCVQTGKTLSDPNRFKFDGDGYYLKSAAEMRRLWDSQVPGACDSTLLIAERVQSYADVWTPRDRMPIFPVPDGHDTASWLHHEVMAGLQRRFPAGVGQDYIDRAEYEIKVICDKGFPSYFLIVADLINYARSVDIRVGPGRGSAAGSLVAYAMGITNIDPIPHGLLFERFLNPERPSAPDIDIDFDDRRRGEMVRYAADKWGQDRVAQVITFGTIKTKAALKDSARIHYGQPGFAIADRITKALPPPIMAKDIPLSGITDPAHERFKEAAEVRGLIETDPDVRTIYQTARGLEGLIRNAGVHACAVIMSSEPLTEAIPLWKRPQDGAIITGWDYPSCEAIGLLKMDFLGLRNLTIIGDALENIRANRGIDLDLESVPLDDKATYELLGRGDTLGVFQLDGGPMRDLLRRMQPTEFNDIVAVLALYRPGPMGMNAHNDYADRKNGRQAVKPIHPELEEPLREILSETYGLIVYQEQIMFIAQKVASYTMGKADALRKAMGKKKLEVLEAEYKGFYEGMTTNGFSEKAVKALWDTILPFAGYAFNKSHAAGYGLVSYWTAYLKANYPAEYMAGLLTSVGDDKDKAAVYLADCRKLGITVLPPDVNESLVNFASVGKDIRFGLGAVRNVGANVVGSLIKTRNDKGKFTDFSDYLNKIDISVCNKKVTESLIKAGAFDSLKHARKGLFLVHTDAVDSVLGTKKAEAMGQFDLFGGDDGCTEAVFTIKVPDDEWEDKHKLALEREMLGLYVSGHPLNGVAHLLATQVDTAIPAILDGDVANETQVRVGGILASVNRRVNKNGMPWASAQLEDLTGGIEVMFFPHTYSNYGAEIADDVVVLVNAKVAIRDDRISLIANELVVPDFSNAQPNRPLAVSLPTRQCTIDKVTALKQVLARHPGTSQVHLRLISGDRITTLELDQSLRVTPSPALMGDLKELLGPGCLGS; from the coding sequence ATGAGCGAGTCCTCCTTCGTGCACCTGCACAACCACACCGAGTATTCGATGCTCGACGGTGCCGCGAAGATTTCGCCGATGCTGGCCGAGGCGCAACGGCTGGACATGCCTGCGATCGGCATGACCGACCACGGAAACATGTTCGGCGCCAGCGAGTTCTACAACTCAGCCACCAAGGTGGGGATCAAACCGATCATCGGCGTCGAGGCCTACATCGCGCCGGCCTCCCGATTCGATACCCGGCGCATCACCTGGGGTGATCCCAGCCAGAAGTCCGACGACGTGTCGGGCAGCGGCTCCTACACGCACATGACGATGATGGCCGAGAACGCGACCGGCCTGCGCAACCTGTTCAAGCTGTCCTCGCTGGCTTCCTTCGAAGGCCAGCTCGGCAAGTGGTCCCGCATGGATGCCGAACTCATCGCCGAACATGCCGAAGGCATCATCGCCACCACCGGCTGCCCGTCCGGTGAGGTGCAGACCCGGCTGCGGCTGGGTCACGATCGCGAGGCGCTGGAGGCGGCCGCCAAGTGGCGGGAGATCTTCGGCGCCGGGAACTTCTTCCTCGAGCTGATGGACCACGGCATCTCGATCGAACACCGGGTTCGTGAAGGCCTGCTGGAAATCGGCCGCAAGCTCGGTATACCGCCGCTGGCCACCAATGACTGCCACTACGTCACCCGCGACGCCTCACACAACCACGAGGCGCTGTTGTGCGTGCAGACCGGCAAGACGCTGTCGGACCCGAACCGGTTCAAGTTCGACGGTGACGGCTACTACCTCAAGTCGGCCGCCGAGATGCGCCGGCTGTGGGACAGCCAAGTTCCGGGGGCGTGTGACTCGACCCTGTTGATCGCCGAGCGGGTGCAGTCCTACGCCGACGTGTGGACCCCGCGCGACCGGATGCCGATCTTCCCGGTGCCCGACGGGCATGACACCGCGTCGTGGCTGCATCACGAGGTGATGGCGGGTCTGCAGCGGCGCTTCCCCGCCGGCGTCGGGCAGGACTACATCGACCGGGCCGAGTACGAGATCAAGGTCATCTGCGACAAGGGCTTTCCGTCCTACTTCCTGATCGTGGCCGACCTGATCAACTACGCGCGCTCGGTCGACATCCGGGTGGGGCCGGGGCGTGGATCGGCAGCGGGCTCGTTGGTGGCCTACGCCATGGGCATCACCAACATCGACCCCATTCCGCACGGTCTGCTGTTCGAGCGATTCCTCAACCCGGAGCGCCCGTCGGCACCCGACATCGACATCGACTTCGACGACCGCCGCCGCGGGGAGATGGTGCGCTACGCCGCCGACAAGTGGGGGCAGGACCGTGTCGCCCAGGTCATCACCTTCGGCACCATTAAAACCAAAGCCGCGCTGAAAGATTCGGCGCGCATCCACTACGGCCAGCCAGGTTTCGCGATCGCCGACCGGATCACCAAGGCGCTGCCACCGCCGATCATGGCCAAAGACATTCCGCTGTCCGGCATCACCGATCCGGCCCACGAACGCTTCAAGGAGGCCGCCGAGGTACGCGGCCTGATCGAAACCGATCCCGACGTGCGCACCATCTACCAGACTGCGCGGGGTCTGGAGGGCCTGATCCGCAACGCCGGTGTGCACGCGTGCGCGGTGATCATGAGCAGCGAGCCGCTGACCGAGGCCATCCCGCTGTGGAAGCGGCCGCAGGACGGCGCCATCATCACCGGCTGGGACTACCCGTCGTGTGAGGCCATCGGCCTGCTGAAGATGGACTTCCTGGGCCTGCGAAATCTGACGATCATCGGCGACGCGCTGGAAAACATCAGGGCCAACCGGGGAATCGACCTCGACCTGGAATCGGTTCCCCTGGACGACAAGGCCACCTACGAACTCCTGGGCCGCGGCGACACCCTCGGTGTGTTCCAACTCGACGGCGGCCCGATGCGTGACCTGCTGCGCCGCATGCAGCCCACCGAGTTCAACGACATCGTCGCCGTCCTCGCCCTGTACCGGCCCGGTCCGATGGGCATGAACGCCCACAACGACTACGCCGACCGCAAGAACGGACGTCAGGCCGTCAAGCCGATTCACCCGGAACTCGAGGAACCGCTGCGGGAAATCCTGTCGGAGACCTACGGGCTGATCGTCTACCAAGAGCAGATCATGTTCATTGCCCAGAAGGTCGCCTCGTACACGATGGGCAAGGCCGACGCGTTACGTAAGGCCATGGGCAAGAAGAAGCTCGAGGTGCTCGAAGCCGAGTACAAGGGCTTCTACGAAGGCATGACCACCAACGGGTTCTCCGAAAAAGCGGTGAAAGCGTTGTGGGACACCATTCTTCCGTTCGCCGGGTACGCCTTCAACAAATCGCATGCCGCCGGCTACGGTCTGGTGTCGTATTGGACGGCGTACCTGAAGGCCAACTATCCCGCCGAGTACATGGCCGGCCTGCTCACCTCGGTCGGTGACGACAAAGACAAGGCCGCGGTCTATCTGGCCGACTGCCGCAAGCTGGGCATCACCGTCCTGCCGCCCGACGTCAACGAGTCGCTGGTGAACTTCGCCTCCGTCGGCAAGGACATCCGGTTCGGACTGGGCGCGGTGCGCAACGTCGGCGCCAACGTGGTCGGCTCCCTGATCAAGACCCGGAATGACAAGGGCAAGTTCACCGACTTCTCGGATTATCTGAACAAGATCGACATTTCGGTCTGCAACAAGAAGGTCACCGAGTCGTTGATCAAGGCCGGTGCCTTCGATTCGCTCAAGCATGCCCGCAAGGGTCTGTTCCTGGTGCACACCGACGCCGTCGACTCGGTGCTGGGCACCAAGAAGGCCGAGGCGATGGGGCAGTTCGACCTGTTCGGTGGGGACGACGGATGCACCGAAGCCGTGTTCACCATCAAGGTGCCCGACGACGAGTGGGAAGACAAACACAAGCTGGCCCTGGAGCGCGAGATGCTGGGCCTCTACGTCTCCGGACACCCCCTCAACGGGGTGGCCCACCTGCTGGCCACGCAGGTGGACACGGCCATCCCGGCCATTCTGGACGGCGATGTCGCCAACGAAACCCAGGTGCGGGTGGGCGGCATCCTGGCCTCGGTGAACCGGCGGGTCAATAAGAACGGAATGCCCTGGGCTTCAGCGCAATTGGAAGATCTCACCGGTGGTATCGAGGTGATGTTCTTCCCGCACACGTACTCCAACTACGGTGCCGAGATCGCCGACGATGTGGTGGTGCTGGTCAACGCGAAGGTCGCCATTCGAGATGACCGCATCAGCCTGATCGCCAATGAACTTGTGGTGCCGGACTTCTCGAACGCCCAACCGAATCGGCCGCTGGCCGTCAGCCTGCCCACCCGCCAGTGCACCATCGACAAGGTGACCGCGCTCAAGCAGGTGCTGGCCCGACACCCCGGGACCTCGCAGGTGCATCTGCGGCTGATCAGCGGGGACCGGATCACCACGTTGGAACTCGATCAGTCGCTGCGGGTGACGCCGTCGCCGGCGCTGATGGGTGATCTCAAGGAGTTGCTCGGCCCGGGCTGCCTGGGCAGCTAG
- a CDS encoding PPE family protein — protein sequence MTNFAVLPPDINSALMFAGAGSVPMVEAASAWDALATELGRAAASFSSAISDLADAAWQGAGARAMMQAATSYLDWLGAAVAHVDRLAGQARSVASAFDAAKSLIVHPAAVAANREQLLSLVLGNVFGQNAPAIAATEATYEEMWTQDVAVMLGYHGEASAAAAALTGISQPVPSLAGSAAPAAPIVPGRITDFDLRNITIGAYDLDLDRLGIGNIGRFNVGFGNIGNLNPGSANTGALNLGSGNIGDYNLGSGNAGNLNAGSGNTGWLNLGSGNLGNYNLGWGNIGSFNPGHGNIGDLNFGSGNIGGTNLGLGNIGSANIGLGNTGDGNVGGGNTGLSNFGAGNLGDGNFGWGNKGNNNFGFGNAGNNCIGFGLSGDNQVGFGALNSGSGNFGFGNSGKNNIGFFNSGDGQLGVGNSGGGNGLPSWEMFSSGYMSSGIGNSGEYSTGIGNSGAFSTGVGNSGPLNTGWFNSGNVNTGWFNSGITNTGIGNSGGSGITGNMGLFNSGHTNVGSFNAGSTNTGGFNSGDVNTGYGNSGDSNTGFLNSGDLNTGLGNWVNQPVANSGWLNDGTHNSGYANSGHYNSGADNDNGKEGPVIGSAGLENTGSFNAGLLNVGDYISGFRNGIPTVFGAAGNSGFVNVGKSSSGFFSFGDFISGFGNFDNHVSGFLNADNYTSGSFH from the coding sequence ATGACGAATTTTGCGGTTCTTCCCCCGGACATCAATTCGGCTTTAATGTTTGCCGGAGCGGGCTCTGTCCCGATGGTGGAAGCAGCTTCGGCATGGGATGCTTTGGCGACTGAGCTGGGCCGGGCGGCGGCGTCGTTCTCTTCTGCCATCTCGGACCTGGCGGATGCGGCGTGGCAAGGTGCCGGCGCGAGGGCAATGATGCAGGCGGCTACGTCGTATCTGGACTGGCTCGGCGCCGCCGTAGCACACGTCGATCGGTTGGCGGGTCAAGCCCGGTCGGTTGCGTCGGCCTTCGACGCGGCCAAAAGTCTGATCGTGCACCCCGCCGCGGTGGCCGCCAACCGCGAGCAACTGCTATCGCTGGTGCTCGGCAACGTGTTCGGCCAGAACGCCCCGGCCATCGCGGCCACCGAGGCGACCTACGAAGAAATGTGGACCCAAGACGTAGCGGTAATGCTCGGCTATCACGGCGAAGCGTCGGCTGCGGCCGCCGCGTTGACCGGGATTAGCCAACCGGTTCCCAGCCTTGCCGGTTCGGCAGCTCCAGCGGCACCGATCGTGCCCGGCCGGATCACCGATTTCGACCTCCGCAACATCACCATCGGCGCGTACGATCTCGATCTCGACAGACTCGGCATCGGCAACATCGGCCGCTTCAACGTAGGTTTCGGCAATATCGGAAACCTGAATCCGGGCAGTGCCAATACCGGTGCGCTCAACCTCGGCAGCGGGAACATCGGCGATTACAACCTGGGTTCGGGCAACGCCGGCAACCTCAATGCCGGCAGCGGCAACACCGGCTGGCTCAACCTGGGCAGTGGAAACCTGGGCAATTACAACCTGGGGTGGGGCAACATCGGCAGCTTCAACCCGGGTCATGGAAACATCGGCGACCTCAACTTCGGATCGGGAAATATCGGCGGCACCAACCTTGGACTGGGCAACATCGGTTCTGCCAATATCGGCTTGGGGAACACTGGTGACGGCAACGTCGGAGGCGGCAACACCGGCCTGTCGAACTTCGGTGCCGGCAATTTGGGCGACGGCAACTTCGGGTGGGGAAACAAGGGCAACAACAACTTTGGATTCGGAAACGCCGGCAACAACTGCATAGGCTTTGGCCTGAGCGGAGACAACCAAGTTGGCTTCGGCGCTCTCAACTCGGGCAGCGGCAATTTCGGCTTCGGCAATTCCGGCAAGAACAACATCGGATTTTTCAACTCTGGCGATGGCCAGCTCGGCGTGGGCAATTCCGGCGGCGGCAACGGCCTGCCCAGCTGGGAAATGTTCAGTTCCGGCTACATGAGTTCGGGTATCGGCAACTCGGGAGAGTACAGCACCGGCATCGGCAACTCCGGCGCGTTCAGCACCGGCGTCGGGAATTCAGGACCGCTCAACACCGGCTGGTTCAATTCCGGCAACGTCAACACCGGCTGGTTCAACTCGGGCATCACCAACACCGGAATCGGTAACTCGGGAGGCAGCGGGATTACCGGCAATATGGGATTGTTCAACTCTGGTCACACGAACGTCGGCAGCTTCAACGCAGGCAGCACCAACACCGGCGGGTTCAACTCCGGCGATGTCAACACCGGGTACGGCAACTCCGGCGACTCCAATACCGGATTCCTGAACTCCGGCGATCTCAACACCGGCCTGGGCAACTGGGTCAACCAGCCCGTGGCAAATTCCGGATGGTTGAATGACGGCACCCACAATTCCGGCTATGCGAATTCCGGTCACTACAATTCAGGCGCCGACAACGACAATGGCAAAGAAGGACCGGTCATCGGCAGCGCCGGCTTGGAGAATACCGGCAGCTTCAACGCAGGTTTACTCAATGTAGGCGACTACATTTCGGGATTCCGCAACGGCATACCCACGGTCTTCGGCGCCGCCGGGAATTCCGGCTTCGTCAACGTAGGCAAGTCGAGCTCCGGTTTCTTCAGCTTCGGCGACTTCATTTCCGGCTTTGGCAACTTCGACAACCACGTCTCAGGCTTCCTCAACGCGGATAATTACACTTCAGGCTCGTTTCACTAA
- a CDS encoding lysophospholipid acyltransferase — protein MTAREVGRSGVRKLLQRTGLVDESTTALGTDPEAVTQLLDADWFGKRLEALAAELGRDPESVRVEAAGYLREVAASLDERAVQAWRGFSRWLMRAYDVLVDEDQIAALRSLDRKATLAFAFSHRSYLDGMLLPEEIAANRLSSAFTFGGANLNFFPMGGFAKRTGTIFIRRQTKDIPVYRFVLRAYTAQLVQNHTNLTWSIEGGRTRTGKLRPPVFGILRYLTDAVDEIDGPEVYLVPTSIVYDQLHEVEAMTTEAYGATKRPEDLRFLVRLSRQQGERLGRAYLDFGEPLPLRKRLEELRADPSGTGTVVERIALDVEHRINRATPVTPTAVVSLALLGADRSLSISEVLATVRPLASYINARNWAVAGAADLTNRSTIRWTLHQMVNSGVVSVYDAGTEAVWGIGADQHLVAAFYRNTAIHILVDRAIAELALLAASESAESSGEGFVSPAAVRDEALGLRELLKFEFLFSARAQFEMELADEVKLIGPVEDTSKEVVAADVRRLLESADLLLAHLVLRPFLDAYHIVADRLAALEDEALDEDAFLTECLEVGKQWELQRRIANAESRSMELFKTALRLARHRELVDGPDQADIAKRRREFADEIATASRRVNVIAELDRARSAAF, from the coding sequence ATGACGGCACGGGAGGTCGGCCGCAGCGGAGTGCGAAAGCTGTTGCAGCGCACCGGATTGGTCGATGAGTCGACGACGGCGTTAGGTACCGATCCGGAAGCGGTGACCCAGTTGCTGGACGCCGATTGGTTTGGCAAGCGGCTCGAGGCGCTGGCCGCCGAACTGGGCCGCGATCCCGAGAGCGTGCGGGTGGAGGCCGCGGGGTATCTGCGCGAGGTGGCGGCCTCGCTGGACGAGCGCGCGGTGCAGGCGTGGCGCGGGTTCAGCCGGTGGCTGATGCGGGCGTACGACGTGCTCGTGGACGAGGATCAGATCGCTGCCTTGCGTTCGCTGGACCGCAAGGCGACGCTCGCGTTCGCGTTCTCGCATCGCTCGTACCTGGACGGGATGCTGCTGCCCGAGGAGATCGCGGCCAACCGCCTGTCGTCGGCATTCACTTTCGGCGGGGCCAACCTGAACTTCTTCCCGATGGGCGGCTTCGCCAAGCGCACTGGCACGATTTTCATCCGGCGCCAGACCAAGGACATCCCGGTCTACCGGTTCGTGCTGCGCGCCTACACCGCACAGCTGGTGCAGAATCACACCAACCTCACCTGGTCGATCGAAGGTGGACGTACCCGCACCGGCAAGTTGCGGCCGCCGGTGTTCGGCATCCTGCGCTACTTGACCGACGCGGTGGACGAAATCGACGGGCCGGAAGTGTATTTGGTGCCGACATCGATCGTCTACGACCAGCTGCACGAGGTGGAGGCGATGACCACCGAGGCCTACGGCGCCACCAAGCGGCCGGAAGACCTGCGGTTCCTGGTCCGGTTATCCCGCCAGCAGGGTGAGCGGCTGGGACGCGCCTACCTCGATTTCGGTGAGCCGCTCCCGCTGCGTAAGCGCCTCGAGGAGTTACGCGCCGACCCGTCGGGAACCGGGACGGTGGTCGAACGTATCGCATTGGACGTCGAGCACCGGATCAACCGCGCCACCCCGGTGACGCCCACGGCGGTGGTGAGCCTGGCGCTGCTGGGCGCCGACCGGTCGTTGTCCATCAGCGAGGTGCTGGCCACGGTGCGCCCGCTGGCCAGTTACATCAACGCCCGCAACTGGGCGGTCGCCGGCGCCGCGGACCTGACCAACCGCTCCACGATCCGCTGGACGCTGCATCAGATGGTGAACTCCGGGGTGGTGAGCGTCTACGACGCCGGCACCGAAGCGGTGTGGGGGATCGGCGCCGATCAGCATTTGGTCGCGGCGTTCTACCGCAACACCGCCATCCACATCCTCGTCGACCGTGCGATTGCGGAGCTGGCGTTGCTGGCGGCGTCGGAGAGTGCCGAGAGCTCTGGAGAGGGGTTTGTGTCGCCGGCGGCCGTGCGCGACGAAGCGCTCGGCCTGCGCGAGTTGCTGAAGTTCGAGTTTCTGTTCTCGGCGCGCGCGCAGTTCGAGATGGAGCTCGCCGATGAGGTCAAGCTGATCGGGCCGGTGGAGGACACGTCCAAGGAGGTCGTCGCGGCCGATGTCCGGCGCCTGTTGGAGTCGGCGGATCTGCTGCTGGCCCATCTGGTCCTGCGCCCGTTCTTGGACGCTTACCACATCGTCGCCGATCGGCTCGCCGCCTTGGAGGACGAGGCGCTGGACGAGGACGCGTTTCTCACTGAGTGCCTCGAGGTGGGCAAGCAGTGGGAGTTGCAGCGCAGAATCGCCAACGCCGAATCGCGGTCGATGGAGCTGTTCAAGACCGCGCTGCGACTGGCCCGGCATCGCGAGCTGGTGGACGGGCCCGACCAGGCCGACATCGCCAAGCGGCGCCGTGAGTTCGCCGACGAGATCGCCACGGCATCCCGGCGGGTGAACGTGATCGCGGAACTGGACCGGGCCCGAAGTGCGGCGTTCTAG